One genomic region from Danio aesculapii chromosome 24, fDanAes4.1, whole genome shotgun sequence encodes:
- the LOC130218839 gene encoding C-C motif chemokine 24-like has product METQKILMRSLAIVVIVSAIWAVTDADYIKVKPVCCTSVSTVQVTDTIISVSIQRGNAPCVRAVIFETERGYFCSDPRQSWVRRKVQQFFRTVKTNQQTSTPATTSSISGQTNGEGSA; this is encoded by the exons ATGGAGACACAAAAAATCCTTATGAGGagtttggctattgttgttattgtaTCTGCTATATGGGCTGTAACAG ATGCTGATTATATAAAGGTGAAACCTGTATGCTGTACTTCAGTCTCCACAGTACAAGTGACTGATACTATCATCAGTGTCAGCATCCAACGTGGCAATGCTCCATGTGTGAGGGCTGTCAT CTTTGAAACTGAACGGGGGTATTTCTGCTCTGATCCCAGACAGTCATGGGTGCGGAGGAAAGTTCAGCAGTTTTT cagaactGTAAAAACCAATCAACAGACATCCACGCCAGCAACAACATCATCTATTAGTGGGCAAACTAATGGGGAAGGATCTGCTTAA